The segment ACCAGCGCAGCTTCAGCACCGCCGACGCGCTGTTCGCGCGCGCCGCGACCCCGTCCGCGCTCGCCGATCCGGTGGTCGGGCGGATATTGCGCAACTCGCATGCGCTCCACTATCTCAACCAGAGCAAGGTGCAGCAGGCGATCGCCGAGCTGAACAAGCCGGTCGTCGAGATCGAGAGCAGCGCTGTCGCCGACGCCAGGCTGAGCCGGGGCGAGATCAGCGACGAGATCGCCGCCGACCTCAACCGCGAAGGCAGCGCGATGCGCCAGCTCGGCGCGCTCGACGGCCAGCTCCAGCCGTTCGAGAAGGCGCAGATCCTCGATGCGCAGGCGTTGCAGCTTCGCGGCGTCGCCTATCGGATCGACGGCAATTTCCCGAAGGCCAAGGCGGCCTTCGCCGAAGCGATCAACGCGATGCAGGCGATCCGCGAGGGCCGGATGAACAGCACCGGCTGGCTGCGGGCGAGCATCCAGTCCGAGCTGGGGCTGATCGCCGAGGCCGAGGGCAATGTCGGCGAGGCCGAGCGCCTCTATGCCGACGCGCTCCAGGTCGTCGAGATCCAGCATCCGAACTCGGCGGTGTCGCTGGGCGCCAAGGCGCGCTTCGCGGGCTTCCTCAGCCGCCACGGCCAGACCGACCGGGCGGCGACGATGTACGGCCAGGTCGTGTCCGAGGCGGAGAGCCTGCCCGGCGCGATGGCGTCGATCCGGACCCTGCTGCGGCCCTATTTCCGCCTGCTGGCGGCGCGCGCGGCGACCGATCCGACCGCGGTGACGCGGATGTTCGGCGCGAGCCAGGTGATGCTGCGCCCCGGCATCGCCCAGACCCAGGCGCTGCTCGCCCGCGAGCTGTCGGGCGGCGACGACGAGGCGGCCAGCCTGTTCCGCCAGTCGGTGACGCTGTCGCGCTACATCGCCCGCGCCACCGGCGAGATCGCGCGGATGACGGCCACCCCGAACCCGGCCGAGCGCCCCGCCCTGGCGGAGGCGCAGGCCCGTCTCGCCCGCTATTCGCGCGACCAGACCGCGTTGCAGGCGAAGCTGGCCCAGTTCCCGCGCTACCGCGTCCTGTCGCCGCAGACCATGTCGGTCGAGGAGCTGCAGAAGGCGCTCCGGCCCGGTGACGGCTATTACAAGGTCACGCTGGTCGGCGACGACATCTATGCGATGTTCGTCGCCCAGGGCGTCGCGCGCGCCTGGAAGCTCGACATGACGGCCAAGCAGCTCGCCGACGTCGTCGCGCAGATTCGCGATTCGGTGGTGAAGATCGAGAATGGGCAGGTCGCGACCTATCCGTTCGACGTCGTCCTCGCCCGCAAGCTCTACGTCACCCTGATGGGGCCGGTCGACGCGGACATGCACAAGGTCACCAACCTGATCTTCGAGCCCGACGGCCCGCTGCTCCAGCTTCCGGCCAACCTGCTGCCGATCGACCAGGCCGGCGTCGACGCCTATCTGGGCCGGCTGAAGAAGCCGAACGCCGACGATTTCGACTTCCGCGGGGTCAACTGGCTGGGCCGCGACCGCGACATCTCGACCGTGGTCAGCCCGCGCTCGTTCGTCGACGGCCGCGACGTCGCCAGCTCGAAGGCGATCAAGGCCTATCTCGGCCTGGGCGAGAATGCCCGGCCGGCGCTCAACCCGCTGTTCGTCCCGCCGCCGGCGATGGCCGATCCCTGCGCCTGGCCGCTCGGCAACTGGAACAATCCGATTTCCGCGTCCGAGCTTTATCTGGCGAGCGGGATCATCGGGGCGGACAAGTCGCGGCTGGTGATCGACGCGGCCTTCTCCGACTCGACGATCATGGGGATGAGCGACCTCAACGAATATCGCATCATCCACTTCGCGACCCACGGCCTCGTCACCGCGCCGCGCCCCGAATGCCCGGCGCGCCCGGCGCTGCTGACCAGCTTCGGCGGCGGCACCTCGGACGGGCTGCTGTCGTTCAAGGAGATCTTCGACCTCAAGCTCGACGCCGACGTGGTGATCCTGTCGGCCTGCGACACGGCCGGCATGG is part of the Rhizorhabdus wittichii RW1 genome and harbors:
- a CDS encoding Tetratricopeptide TPR_2 repeat protein (PFAM: Tetratricopeptide TPR_2 repeat protein); the encoded protein is MTRINRLSMGLGLLAAAALALPSAAPAAGQPGSLSLRNSFRIGSTGVLCTAQIRSASPVLSTMFDRGYRVVCRDAAAPVGRLFALRKGGDDAVARAIAHAETPLTCQAPANASIQGLGNVQVRDCVDASQLAYKVYAYSRGRTVYVADGLGGYDSALQLGLRTIVADAIVKGEVQVATTSAGDPAAFARVQAGALDSDSALSEAYARNNEGSYAEAAEFFEALAERDASGTSTDSHLPEYLANQALQESNQRSFSTADALFARAATPSALADPVVGRILRNSHALHYLNQSKVQQAIAELNKPVVEIESSAVADARLSRGEISDEIAADLNREGSAMRQLGALDGQLQPFEKAQILDAQALQLRGVAYRIDGNFPKAKAAFAEAINAMQAIREGRMNSTGWLRASIQSELGLIAEAEGNVGEAERLYADALQVVEIQHPNSAVSLGAKARFAGFLSRHGQTDRAATMYGQVVSEAESLPGAMASIRTLLRPYFRLLAARAATDPTAVTRMFGASQVMLRPGIAQTQALLARELSGGDDEAASLFRQSVTLSRYIARATGEIARMTATPNPAERPALAEAQARLARYSRDQTALQAKLAQFPRYRVLSPQTMSVEELQKALRPGDGYYKVTLVGDDIYAMFVAQGVARAWKLDMTAKQLADVVAQIRDSVVKIENGQVATYPFDVVLARKLYVTLMGPVDADMHKVTNLIFEPDGPLLQLPANLLPIDQAGVDAYLGRLKKPNADDFDFRGVNWLGRDRDISTVVSPRSFVDGRDVASSKAIKAYLGLGENARPALNPLFVPPPAMADPCAWPLGNWNNPISASELYLASGIIGADKSRLVIDAAFSDSTIMGMSDLNEYRIIHFATHGLVTAPRPECPARPALLTSFGGGTSDGLLSFKEIFDLKLDADVVILSACDTAGMATVSATREAGITTGGNFALDGLVRAFVGAGARTVIASHWPVPDDYNATKRLISGLFTAPPGTPMATAMRQAQLGLMDDANTSHPYYWSAFAIVGDGERPLLPTGAAPGAAVQATR